Genomic segment of Myxococcus stipitatus:
GCCGGCAGCGTCGCGGTGGGCAAGAGCACCACGGCGCGCATCCTCCAGGCGCTGCTCGCGCGGTGGCCGGACCACCCTCGCGTGGAGCTGGTCACCACGGATGGCTTCCTCTTCCCCAACGGCGTCCTCACCGAGCGCGGCCTGATGAAGCGCAAGGGGTTCCCGGAGAGCTATGACCGGCGCGCGCTGGTGCGGATGCTCGCGGAGCTGAAGGCGGGGCGCGCCGAAGTCACCGCGCCCGTCTATTCACACCTCGTCTACGACGTGGTGCCCGACGAGGCGAAGGTCATCCGCCAGCCCGACATCCTCATCCTGGAAGGGCTCAACGTCCTCCAGTCCGGAGCCACCGGGCAGCGGATTCCGCACACGTTCCTGTCGGACTTCTTCGACTTCTCCATCTACGTGGACGCGACGGAGCAGGACATCCGCCGCTGGTATGTGGATAGGTTCCTCCGGCTCCAGCAGACGGCGTTCCGCGACGAGCGCAGCTACTTCCGCCGCTTCTCCGAACTGACTCACGAGCAGGCGGTGGCCATGGCCGAGTCCGTGTGGAATGAAATCAACGGCCCCAACCTGGCGCAGAACATCGCGCCGACGCGCTCCCGGGCCCGGCTCATCCTGCTCAAGGGGCCGGACCACAAGGTGAAGCGCGTGCGGCTGCGCAAGCTGTAGCGCTCAGCCTCGGGCGCGGCGGAGCATCTCGATGTGGGGGATGCCGTCCTCGTCGTAGACGCCGCCCTGGGTGACGAAGCCCAGGCTCTCGTAGAAGGAGATGAGGTACTCCTGCGCGGAGATGCGGATGTCCGCGCGAGGGTAGAGGGCCTCGAGCCGGGCGAGCCCCCGCTCGGTGAGCTCGCGCCCCAGCCCCCGTCCTCGCGCGCGGGGAGACGTCACCACGCGGCCCAGGCTGGCTTCGTCGGGGTGTTTCACGCCGGGCGGGAGGATGCGCAGGTACGCGGCCAGGAAGGGCCCGGAGCCCGCGTCCTCGAGCCCGAGGAGGTGGAGGGACCTGGCGTCCAGCCCATCCGCGTCCAGGTAGAGCGAGCGCTGCTCCACGACGAAGACCTCCTGTCGGAGGGCGAGCAGTGCATAAAGCTCGTCCAACGTCAGCTCCGGGAACGCCTTCCATTGCCAGCTCAGCATGGAGGGGCGTTTATCACGGCGCCCCGCTGCCTGGCTGTCCACGGGTGGGCGCTCTTGGGGCGGGCCGCTGGGCAATGCGGGGAAGAGGCCATTATATGAAGGCCGCCATGACGCTACCGTCGCCGACCGCGCTTGTTCCCGGAGCCTCCGAGGACGTGGACTCGCTGGCCTCGCTGCTGCGGGGACGGCGCACCGTGGTGCTGACGGGCGCGGGCTGCAGCACCGAGTCCGGCATCCCCGACTATCGCGGCCCCGGCACCCGGGCCCGGGCTCGCAATCCCATCCAGCACCGGGAGTTCCTCCATCGGCCCGAGGTGCGGGCGCGTTACTGGGCGCGCAGTCTGCTCGGCTGGCCCCGGTTCTCCTCCGCCCGCCCCAACGCCGCGCATCAGGCGCTGGCGGAGCTGGAGCGCGCGGGACATGTGCCCGGCCTCATCACCCAGAACGTGGACCGGCTGCACCACGCCGCGGGCAGCACGCGTGTCATTGAGCTGCATGGCGCGCTGGAGCGCGTGCGCTGTCTGGACTGTGGGGGGAATGAGGCGCGCGCCGTGCTCCAGGAGCGTCTGCTCACGCTCAACCCGGACTTCAATCACCAGGTGCTGGAGCTGCGGCCGGACGGAGACGCGGAGCTGTCCTCGGAGGCGCTCCAGTCCTTCCGGGTGCCGGCGTGCGCGGGCTGCGGCGGGACGCTGAAGCCAGACGTCGTGTTCTTCGGCGACAACGTGCCCGCGCCCACGGTGGCGGAGGCGTTCTCCTTGCTGGAGGAGGGGGACGCGCTGCTGGTGGTGGGCTCCTCGCTGGCCATCTACTCCGGCTACCGCTTCCTCGCGCGCGCCGCCGAGCGCCACCTCCCCATCGCCATCCTCAACATCGGGGAGTGTCGTGGCGTGGAGCTGGCGGACCTGCGCATCGAGGCCAGCGCTGGAGATGTGCTGCCTCGGCTCGTCCAAGCGCTGGCGCGCGGCTGAGCGTCGCGCGGCCCGTGCCTCAGGGCATGCGCACGTGGGCGGTGAGAAAGTCGATGAAGGCGCGGATGCGCGCGGGCATGTGCTGCCCCTGGCTCAGGTAGAGCGCGTGGATGGCCTCGGTGTCTCCGGGATTGTGCTCCTCCAACACGGGCACGAGGCGGCCCGCGTCCAGGTCCTCCTTCACCTGGAACACCGCGAGCCGCGCGAGCCCCACGCCCGCCAGCACCATCTGTCGCAGCGCCTCGCCGTCGCTCGCCTCGGCGCTGCCCACCGGGGCCACGGCGAGCTCCGTCGAGCCCTCCACCAGCGGCCAGCTCACACTCGCCCGCGCGTAGCTGAAGCTGAGCCGGTTGTGGGTCGCCAGGTCCGTGGGCGACTTGGGCGCGCCGTGCCGCTGGAGGTAGTCCGGTGAGCCCACGATGACCAGCCGTGTCTCACCGAGCTTGCGCGCGGTGAGCTGCGAGTTCTTGAGGGGCCCCGCGCGAATGGCCACGTCGGTGCGCTCGTCGAGCAGGTCGATGAGCTTGTCGGTCAGGTTGAGCTCCACCGTGACGGACGGATAGCGGGCGAGGAAGGCCGGGAGCAGGGGGATGAGGATGCAGCGGCTGAAGGCCGGATTGGTGTTGATGCGCAGCCTTCCGCTGGGGGCGTCGCTCGCGGCGGCCTGGCGCTCCGCCTCGTCGAGCTCCTCGAGGATGCGCACGCTCCGCTCATAGAAGCCGCAGCCCTCGGGCGTGAGCTTGAGCGCGCGGGTCGAGCGGTTGAGCAGGCGGGCTCCCAGCCGCTCCTCCAACCGGGCCACCAGCTTGCTCACCGCGGAGGGTGTCATCCGGAAGGCGCGCGCGGCGGCGGAGAAGCCCCCCAGCTCCACCACCTTCACGAAGACTTCCATCTCCCCAGAGCGATTGACGTCAAGGCGCGCCATGGTGAACCCAATTCATAAGTCCTAGTCCGCGCGCTGCCCTACCGCAGGAAAATCGCGCCGTCCATACAAGGCCCCATCCAACCTCGACCTGGGAGGCCTCGTCACATGCCGTGGGCCTTGTTCGCATTGACCGCGGGCGCCTTTGGAATCGGCGTCACGGAGTTCGTCATCATGGGCCTGTTGATGGAGGTGGGCACCGACCTGGGTGTCTCCCTCTCCTCGGCGGGGCTGCTCATCTCCGGCTACGCCCTGGGCGTCATGGCGGGTGCTCCCGTCCTGACGGTGTTGACGGGAGGCTGGTCCCGCAAACACGTGCTGCTGGGGCTGATGGTCATCTTCACCGTGGGCAACGTGGCCTGCGCGCTCGCGCCCACGTACGGCACGCTGATGGCCGCGCGGGTGCTCACGTCCCTCTCGCACGGGACGTTCTTCGGCGTGGGCTCCGTCGTGGCCACGGGGCTTGTGTCCGCGGACCGGCGCGCGTCCGCCATCGCCATCATGTTCACGGGACTCACGGTGGCCACCATCCTCGGTGTGCCGCTGGGCACCTGGCTGGGGCAGTGGCTCGGGTGGCGCGCGACGTTCTGGGCCGTGGCGTTGATTGGCCTGGTCGCCGTCGTGGTGCTCGCGGCGTTCGTCCCTCGCGACACGGCGGAGCGGAAGTCCACGGACTGGCGCGCGGACATGCGGGCCCTCGGGCGGCGGTCGGTGTTGCTGGGGCTGATGACGACGGCGCTCGGCTACGCGGGGGTGTTCGCCGTGTTCACCTTCATCGCGCCCATCCTCACGCGGCTCAGCGGCTTCTCGCAGGCGGCGGTGTCACCCATCCTGCTGGTCTTCGGAGGCGGCATGCTGGTGGGCAACCTGGTGGGCGGAAAGCTCGCGGACCGCCAGCTGCTTCCGGCCATCCTGGGCACGCTCGCGGTGCTGTCCCTGGTGTTGTTCGGGATGACCTTCGTGCTGCACAGCCAGGTCCTCGCCGTCGTCGCCGTGGGGCTGTTCGGCGCCGCGGCCTTCGCCACGGTGCCGCCGCTCCAGATGTGGGTGCTGGAGAAGGCGCGGGGCGCCGGGCAGAGCCTCGCGTCGAGCCTCAACATCGGCGCCTTCAACCTGGGCAACGCGCTGGGCGCGTGGTTCGGCGGGCTCATCATCGACCGAGGCCCCGGACTGGGGGCCGTCACCTGGGTGGCCGCGCTGGTGCCGCTGTCGGCCATCCTCATCGTCCTGCTGTCGCAGCGCCTGGACGCTGGCGACTCCGCGCCCTACTTGTCCGTGCCGAAGTAGCGGTCTCCGAAGTCGCCGATGCCGGGCAGCATGTACGCGTGCTCGTTCAAGCGCTCCTCGATGGAGGAGGTGACCACCTTCACCCGAGGGTAGCGCCGCGTCACGGCGGCGATGCCCTGCGGCACCGCAATCAGCGTGACGAAGATGATGTGCTCCTCCGCCACGCCCCGGTCGAGCAGCACCTGGATGGCCGCGAGCGCCGTGCCTCCCGTGGCGAGCATGGGGTCGAGGAGCAGCACGTGCCGCTTCGCGATGTCGGGGGGCAGCGCCGAATAGTACAGGTGCGGCAGCTTGGTGACCTTGTCGCGTTGGATGAGGATCTTGCCGATGCGAATCGACGGGCAGGCCACGCGCAGGGCCGCCTCCATGCTCTCTCCCGCGCGGGCAATGGAGACGCCGCAGATCTCGGACGCGAAGCGCAGGCCGGGATACTT
This window contains:
- the coaA gene encoding type I pantothenate kinase, whose protein sequence is MTVSVAPSVSMFVELEREAWRALRASTPMTLTAEDLDGLRGLGEQMDLNEVADVYLPLSRLLNLQVAAAQRLWAEQQAFLGGSARKVPFIIAIAGSVAVGKSTTARILQALLARWPDHPRVELVTTDGFLFPNGVLTERGLMKRKGFPESYDRRALVRMLAELKAGRAEVTAPVYSHLVYDVVPDEAKVIRQPDILILEGLNVLQSGATGQRIPHTFLSDFFDFSIYVDATEQDIRRWYVDRFLRLQQTAFRDERSYFRRFSELTHEQAVAMAESVWNEINGPNLAQNIAPTRSRARLILLKGPDHKVKRVRLRKL
- a CDS encoding NAD-dependent protein deacetylase; its protein translation is MTLPSPTALVPGASEDVDSLASLLRGRRTVVLTGAGCSTESGIPDYRGPGTRARARNPIQHREFLHRPEVRARYWARSLLGWPRFSSARPNAAHQALAELERAGHVPGLITQNVDRLHHAAGSTRVIELHGALERVRCLDCGGNEARAVLQERLLTLNPDFNHQVLELRPDGDAELSSEALQSFRVPACAGCGGTLKPDVVFFGDNVPAPTVAEAFSLLEEGDALLVVGSSLAIYSGYRFLARAAERHLPIAILNIGECRGVELADLRIEASAGDVLPRLVQALARG
- a CDS encoding MFS transporter, coding for MPWALFALTAGAFGIGVTEFVIMGLLMEVGTDLGVSLSSAGLLISGYALGVMAGAPVLTVLTGGWSRKHVLLGLMVIFTVGNVACALAPTYGTLMAARVLTSLSHGTFFGVGSVVATGLVSADRRASAIAIMFTGLTVATILGVPLGTWLGQWLGWRATFWAVALIGLVAVVVLAAFVPRDTAERKSTDWRADMRALGRRSVLLGLMTTALGYAGVFAVFTFIAPILTRLSGFSQAAVSPILLVFGGGMLVGNLVGGKLADRQLLPAILGTLAVLSLVLFGMTFVLHSQVLAVVAVGLFGAAAFATVPPLQMWVLEKARGAGQSLASSLNIGAFNLGNALGAWFGGLIIDRGPGLGAVTWVAALVPLSAILIVLLSQRLDAGDSAPYLSVPK
- the upp gene encoding uracil phosphoribosyltransferase, yielding MSTASPLPPEAPFGHNLHLLPQTNQLRALHTVIRDRHARREDFVFYSGRIIRMLIEEGLNLLPFEPHDVETPVGRKYPGLRFASEICGVSIARAGESMEAALRVACPSIRIGKILIQRDKVTKLPHLYYSALPPDIAKRHVLLLDPMLATGGTALAAIQVLLDRGVAEEHIIFVTLIAVPQGIAAVTRRYPRVKVVTSSIEERLNEHAYMLPGIGDFGDRYFGTDK
- a CDS encoding GNAT family N-acetyltransferase, which encodes MLSWQWKAFPELTLDELYALLALRQEVFVVEQRSLYLDADGLDARSLHLLGLEDAGSGPFLAAYLRILPPGVKHPDEASLGRVVTSPRARGRGLGRELTERGLARLEALYPRADIRISAQEYLISFYESLGFVTQGGVYDEDGIPHIEMLRRARG
- a CDS encoding LysR family transcriptional regulator codes for the protein MARLDVNRSGEMEVFVKVVELGGFSAAARAFRMTPSAVSKLVARLEERLGARLLNRSTRALKLTPEGCGFYERSVRILEELDEAERQAAASDAPSGRLRINTNPAFSRCILIPLLPAFLARYPSVTVELNLTDKLIDLLDERTDVAIRAGPLKNSQLTARKLGETRLVIVGSPDYLQRHGAPKSPTDLATHNRLSFSYARASVSWPLVEGSTELAVAPVGSAEASDGEALRQMVLAGVGLARLAVFQVKEDLDAGRLVPVLEEHNPGDTEAIHALYLSQGQHMPARIRAFIDFLTAHVRMP